In Coccidioides posadasii str. Silveira chromosome 4, complete sequence, one genomic interval encodes:
- a CDS encoding uncharacterized protein (EggNog:ENOG410PGFY~COG:E~BUSCO:9497at33183) codes for MGSFEDCRQQRRPKPWVETPLIESPSMSRMAGCRIFLKLENLQPSGSFKSRAIGNLVLSYASDPANQGKQLHFFISSAGNAGLAAATAASALSYPCTVCVPTSTKPVMVNKLQEAGATVAQHGANLDEASIEMRAIMDSLRGRPAENGDAKPVVPIALHPFDHEKIWEGVSTMVDELAYQMPPREHEMGIGEFEDEVLPIDGIICSVGGGGLMNGIIQGIERQEQMYGKARAGSTYSNSAEAGKDIHIIATETHGADALAQAVAKRSLVSLPGITSLATSLGAIRVAQRTLDNALYPPAGVKVHTLVLQDADAAKGVLRLAEEQKLLVELACGLCVEAALGPTPWTRKSPEKRVNGAHKAVNNNLNDYGTEATDIQSYLSRLIPNFGPDTRVVIVVCGGSNVSLQMAGEWRQKLDEGWGAENGILA; via the exons ATGGGTTGAGACTCCGCTGATTGAGTCGCCTTCCATGTCGCGGATGGCGGGCTG CCGCATCTTTCTCAAACTTGAAAATCTCCAACCCAGCGGTTCGTTCAAGTCAAG AGCCATCGGCAATCTCGTCCTGTCCTACGCTTCAGACCCAGCAAACCAAGGAAAGCAGCTTCATTTCTTTATTTCATCCGCCGGTAATGCAGGCCTCGCGGCTGCTACGGCGGCCAGTGCACTCTCGTACCCATGCACGGTCTGTGTGCCAACCAGCACGAAACCCGTCATGGTCAACAAACTACAGGAAGCCGGCGCCACAGTCGCGCAACATGGTGCAAATCTCGATGAAGCATCGATCGAGATGAGAGCCATCATGGACTCACTTCGGGGAAGGCCAGCAGAGAACGGCGATGCTAAGCCGGTCGTCCCGATCGCGTTACATCCGTTTGACCACGAGAAGATCTGGGAGGGTGTTAGTACAATGGTCGATGAACTCGCGTACCAGATGCCTCCGCGCGAGCACGAGATGGGAATTGGAGAATTTGAAGACGAAGTCCTCCCCATCGATGGGATCATCTGCAGCGTCGGCGGTGGCGGACTCATGAACGGCATCATCCAGGGCATCGAGCGCCAAGAACAAATGTACGGCAAAGCCAGGGCCGGCTCCACATACAGCAACTCCGCCGAGGCAGGAAAGGATATCCACATCATCGCAACGGAGACACATGGTGCCGATGCCCTGGCCCAGGCAGTCGCCAAACGTTCACTGGTCTCGCTGCCGGGCATAACATCGCTTGCTACGTCCCTAGGGGCCATCCGCGTTGCTCAACGAACTCTAGATAATGCCCTGTACCCGCCGGCCGGGGTCAAGGTGCACACGTTGGTTCTACAAGACGCAGATGCTGCAAAGGGTGTATTGAGATTGGCCGAGGAGCAGAAACTGCTGGTTGAACTGGCCTGCGGCTTATGCGTTGAAGCAGCGCTTGGCCCAACACCGTGGACCCGCAAGAGCCCAGAGAAGCGCGTGAATGGTGCCCATAAGGCCGTCAATAATAACCTGAACGATTACGGCACCGAAGCAACGGACATTCAATCGTATCTTAGCCGATTGATCCCCAACTTTGGCCCCGATACTCGTGTCGTCATTGTCGTATGTGGAGGAAGCAATGTCTCATTGCAGATGGCAGGGGAATGGCGGCAGAAACTCGATGAGGGATGGGGGGCTGAAAATGGCATTCTTGCATGA
- the RAM2 gene encoding CAAX geranylgeranyltransferase alpha subunit (EggNog:ENOG410PGF8~COG:O~BUSCO:9596at33183), producing the protein MGKYSSSPLWSSLTPIPLDDGAKYYAQGSGSGEDGDETYPLATITYTEDYVEATAYLRGVMAANEMSERALELTADVIMLNPAHYTVWLYRAKIIQALKKDLREEIAWLNKISLKHLKNYQIWHHRQLIMSDRETFPDLPESEQDFLGQMFSLDSKNYHVWTYRHWLVRHFALWDCPRELSDVENLIDSDVRNNSAWNHRWVLKFGPRGDKFDSGMPNPTDQSGNRGRLEIADEDLVDTEIEYAKSKIVLAPENRSPWAYVRGVLHAAGRPMAELKTFASRFVVEEVQDGETIDYQVKSSLAMEWLADAFAEEAKEGYKTETAKCKIEAVKMLTLLKEKYDPIRKNYWDYRIHMIKNH; encoded by the exons ATGGGCaaatattcttcttctcccctCTGGTCCTCGCTCACGCCCATCCCCCTGGACGATGGGGCAAAGTACTATGCTCAGGGCTCTGGCTCCGGCGAAGACGGAGACGAAACATACCCTTTGGCCACAATCACATACACTGAGGACTATGTTGAGGCCACAGCCTATCTGAGAGGCGTGATGGCTGCCAATGAGATGTCGGAGAGAGCGCTGGAGCTGACGGCGGATGTGATTATGCTGAATCCAGCCCATTATACTGTGTG GTTATACAGAGCTAAGATAATCCAAGCACTCAAGAAGGATCTCCGCGAGGAGATTGCATGGTTAAACAAGATCTCGCTCAAACACTTGAAGAACTATCAGATATG GCATCATCGTCAACTGATCATGTCAGACCGCGAAACCTTTCCTGATCTTCCTGAATCAGAGCAggacttccttggccaaaTGTTTTCCCTGGATTCTAAAAATTACCACGTTTGGACATATCGTCACTGGCTCGTGCGACATTTTGCCCTCTGGGACTGTCCGCGCGAACTGAGCGATGTCGAAAATCTGATCGATTCGGACGTCCGGAACAACTCGGCGTGGAATCATCGCTGGGTTCTGAAATTCGGTCCGCGAGGAGACAAGTTTGACTCTGGCATGCCGAACCCTACTGACCAGAGTGGTAACCGTGGGCGCCTTGAAATCGCCGACGAGGACCTTGTAGACACCGAGATAGAATACGCAAAGAGCAAGATCGTCCTTGCCCCAGAAAACAGGAGCCCCTGGGCTTATGTGCGAGGGGTGCTTCACGCAGCAGGCCGACCGATGGCGGAACTGAAGACGTTCGCGTCCAGGTTCGTCGTTGAGGAGGTTCAAGACGGTGAGACTATCGACTATCAGGTTAAAAGCAGCCTAGCCATGGAATGGTTAGCGGATGCTTTCGCTGAAGAAGCCAAAGAGGGATACAAGACAGAGACTGCGAAGTGCAAGATCGAGGCGGTTAAGATGCTGACTTTATTGAAGGAGAAGTATGATCCTATTCGGAAAAATTATTGGGATTATCGGATTCACATGATCAAGAATCATTGA